ccgccatagccgccatcttgaaaaacacgttttaaacttcttctcaagttccaccagtgctattgagctgaaacttgcctgaaatgatcctgatatgatctcgaccaagtgtagttatttttccggtcggtccgtaatccaagatggccgctgaggccgccatcttgaaaaacacattttaaacttcttctcaagttccaccagtgctgttgggctgaaacttacctgaaatgttcctgagatgatcccgaccaagtgttgttattttttagattggtctgaaatccaagatggccgccatggcagccatcttgaaaaacacattttaaacttcttctcaagttacaccagtgctgttgggctgaaacttacctgaaatgttcctgagatgatccagaccaagtgttgttattttttagattggtctgaaatccaagatggccgccatggtagccatcttgaaaaacacattttaaacttcttctccagttccactggtgccattgagctggaaattggtgaggatgttaaggaaggagggccaacaaagtgttgttatttttcgggtcggtccgaaatccaagatggccgctaagccgccatcttgaaaaacacatcttaaacttcttctcaagttccaccagtgctattgagctgaaacttgcctgaaatgatcctgatatgatcccgaccaagtgtagttattttttagataggtctgaaatccaagatggccgccatagccgccatcttgaaaaacacgttttaaacttcttctcaagttccaccagtgctattgagctgaaacttgcctgaaatgatcctgatatgatctcgaccaagtgtagttatttttccggtcggtccgtaatccaagatggccgctgaggctgccatcttgaaaaacacattttaaacttcttctcaagttccaccagtgctgttgggctgaaacttacctgaaatgttcctgagatgatcccgaccaagtgttgttattttttagattggtctgaaatccaagatggccgccatggtagccatcttgaaaaacacattttaaacttcttctccagttccactggtgccattgagctggaaattggtgaggatgttaaggaaggagggccaacaaagtgttgttattttttcggtctcgtaaaaactttgaactggcagcaatggcggccattttgtaacatgattgcgcaatcatggttttcctgaacaacacctatttcaaacttcttctcaaattccaccggtgggattcagctctaacttaccagaaattatccttagatggtccagaccaagtgttgttatttattgggtcggtcagaattccaagatggccaccatagccaacagtgccactatatacttgctacagagaatgcatactacaataatataagggttttaatttagagtcagatgaccgttaaggcccctgggcctcttgttagtcTTTCAAGTTTTTTCAGTGGTAATATTTCTAAGACATATATAGGTAGTTATACTAtctgtcatgtatatatttgtattgataaaccgtaaggtttaaagtaataaatgaattaaatagTTGTTGGTTTGTTTAatgatttgtcatttgtcatagACACCGGACCACGGACCTatatgtatattagttatatcaataataagtATTTTTAATACAAGTCCGCATGAACGGCCCAGTAATTACATCCCCAATGGAGTGTATGAGTGGATGTTCcgattacaatgtatacactgtataaacacatacactgtataaatacatacactgtataaacacatacactgtataaacacatacactgtacaaacacatacactgtacatacacatacactgtataaacacatacactgtataaacacatacactgtataaacacatacactgtacatacactgtataaacaCATACACTGGTTACAAGGATTCCACTTATTGACAGTGATTTGTAGCGCGTTACGTTCAGTAGTTACGACTCTAAGGGTACGTACATTACACATCGATGACGCTGAGCGTCAAACTAATTTAACACGTGAAAGATCAATGAGAACACTGCAATGCCGAACGTTAAATCATTTCCATCACCAATTGACGTCGATGACGTCACTTATACCGGGCTTCATTGTTTTAATGGCGCATTTTTAGTTTGTTAAAAGTGAAacgacgttttttttttaaacacgcACAAGAAGCTGCAGATGTAAGATTTCCAACTGAACTTGGCCAAGGTATCTGACAGTTCATCAGAATAAGTGTCCTTGACACAGAAGGCATATTCGAGATTTGCTTTTCAAATATCTTCCTACCAACTTTATATTTCGATTGGTTTAGAATATTTCTTTAAGAGAAGAAAGGTCATTTACACTGTAAATTTTCACAGATTCACGAGGTGGCAATGGGAGTCAGTAAAACCAAGAGGTGTTTAATTATATGCTTTGGTATGGTTTCGTTTAACATTGGTgatttaatagaaaaaaaatgttttgcaaATTTTGTATCGACAGACAAAGGCGTGCCCTTTAAACGTCAAAGATgttctatattttgtattgacaCTACgataaatgtatacaatttcACGCCGCTTTGCTacttacaaaatacatatatctcATCGTTTAATTAGCTGATTTTATTCATTGAGTTAATATcagtttgtatacatttataaatcaGCTACAGATACTGCTGAATTATAATGAGGTAATTTTGCAACAAGAGAAAATATCGTTTGTTTAAAAGAAATAGCTTTacgtatacaatgtaattcTTGTAATTGttaaaagttaaataaaatgttcatgaTGTGTAAATAAGTTTTCATTCGAAGACTATTTGAagtaacaaaacaatatttttaggCGAGAAAATCAAATGACGAGTTGAACTCTGATCCATTGACGTCatttatgaccttgacctggaATTCTGTCCTGCCGAAGTAAGTCTCCACCCGGTAGTTGACCACGGACGGCCAGCCGTTCTCCGGTGGGTAAGCGACAATTTGTCCAAGTCGAGTACAAGACTCTTCTGTTGTATATGTAGGGGATGTAGAAGTCGAGGCGTATATTGGAAATCCGATCTGTTTGAATCGCCGAGCCTCGTTTTGGTGTGATGAAGAAAACTTATTTTCGCGCGTGTTCGAAAGAAGAACACGTTCCCCACGTGTAACAATTGGACTAAATATATTAAGGCACCTCGCTGTGCCGTCTACCACCTTTCGAAACTCGACAGGATGTACTCCCTCAATGAAAACCTTCCGACAGCTGATTCCGTATGTGTGCCTACAAACCCGCACTGACACTGATCTGGGTTCGAACCCGAACAGAACCGCGCCATGCATGACTGCCACCTCTGCCTGTAACGGGATGACAATGCGTTCGTCCGGAAACGCTAATTTCATTAGGCTTGCTACATAGTCTGATTGGGAGTAGCCACCCACCAACAAGATTGCATTCACTCCTTCGACCTCACCGAGGACGGACCTCACGTGGCCGATAATATCCTCGGTAGATGGGtggaaaaactgtttgaaatCCTCGTTTTCTACTCTGAGTTTGTCATACGACGTTAGCTTTTCCACTGGTATATTGCTTTCTGCTATCAATCGAGGTGGAATCTTGATGCcgattttattttcagatttatACTTTAACTGCCTTTTCTTGGTTTCAAACTCCATAAGTAGGGCCATCCAGTCGCTTGCTTTGGTCCGCTTAAATTGTTCAACGAACTCTCTACCAAACCTATTGGCTACGAATTCGTAGAAAGTATCGTCGACAGAGGTTCCTCCCCAGGGTCCGCCTGACGCTTGTCGTACCTCTACGAGACGACCGTCCTCGGCCACTTCGTGTACGGTGGTGTCTACAGTGCCTCCTACAgacaatacacagtaatcaaacattgtttatagatataattacaCACCAAAGCTTTGTATTACTAGTTAAACATTTCCATATTAAGTTGATGttaatatgtacatacaaaatgtatatgataatgaattatataaacttttCGTGCCAGTCACTGAAAGCGAAGAATCTACTGGTAATTTAAACAAATGGGGGGAAAGAGTTGCATTTTGAACTAATGTTGCTATTCAGAAAGTGTAAAATTTTGCAAGGGGAATTAACTCttacaaaaaagaaaacatcCTGTTGTTGGATGTGTATCTTCTCAATAAAACACGTACTAGCAGAAAAGTCTTGCTTATAAAACAACACGGAAATTGAAGTTCTTCTtagtaattatttattatcCTGTTTACGGAATAACTAATGTATATTTGCGtattaatgtatattatttatatgtatatattgaccgTGGGATGGAAATTCGTATCAAATCCCTGTGATTATATACCATGGACTTGTACATTAGATACCCAGGCTAATATACATGTCCGTGTTCTATACATATTGATTACAAAGATTGGGCAAAAGTATGCctgaatttataaaaaaaaatgtccgtAGATGGACAAAGGATGGTCGATAATTACCTCCCATATCAACAATCATATAGCGACTACCGGGCTGGAAGGCTCCAAGCACGAGCTGGTCCTTACTATCTCGGAGAGTCCCGTGGGGCAGGGACTTACAGAACAGGGACGCAGCCTCAGGTTCTAAGGCCAGGGTAAGACAATCGGATGGGATACTCGCCTGGATAAAatacgtgtacatgtactgatataatACTGCCTTCATGTCGTATTTGGTTTACTCTTGTTTTCAATGCTCGGTATCGCCGCCGTAAGTatattttatcatgtttattattTCTAAGGTTCTGATCTTAGCTgttcaaaccaaaccaattcaTTATTTCTAGATTCTAATCTAACTGTGTATAAAcctttttttcaattcaaattaCGATTTTGAGTCCAAATTGGACTAAACTGTTTTCACGCAGAAACTGGAATACTTAACACAAATTGACATTTAAGAGCAACAGtactttcaacaaaaaattcGCTAGTTACCTCTAAAGCTGCCTCCCGCATGAATTGTTTTGCGGATTCACTCCAAATGGCGGGAATCGTGAGCACCCAGTGAATGGCGTTGTCGTCTTCCATTGGGTTCTGTTTGTTTAGTGTGTCTGTCAGCTTGTCTTTAAGGTACTTGATACTTGCTGCGAACACTTTCTTTGCGGGAAAGTCTCTTCCATCCTCGTCTTCAATTGCAAAATTTCTTTCCATTTTCTGAAAATGTAggcaaacaaaaaaaaatcatgttcaTCCTAACAGATATTCTAATTTTGACCAATGTGCGTATTTTCCGCAAAATATTGATAGATTGAGAGTAAAATGCAGCTCGTTTAATTATATAAAGTCTATAACTGGGATTCGGGAGACTGAAAGGACGTAGGCTTTGTATTAGACCAAATCGCAATCGTTAGGAAAGATAACCTTTTACCTACCCACGATCCTTGCAGTAAGCATTAAAAATCTTACCCTCGAGTGTGGGCGATATATCcaaccacagggacatgagaattaATTAGTCTAATTTGTAATTGGACTTTCTCTAGTATGTACAACTTTTCAGATGTTTTTGGGGCTAGATCCAGTTAcgtatatactgtaacaaattatcatgtccctgtggtgtAAACAGGAGCTCGGATGGCGTACACATACTGTACATCAGTGAGTTATACGTCGGCATTTTTTTCGCGATTTTAGACGATTAAAACCGAGAATGTTCATTTCATGTTAAATGGTAGtactgataattgtattttaagtTCTTTATAGTTTTAATGACCTAATTATATAACCgtttataaaatatctaaataattcCGTGTAtgaataatcaaatattttaccaATTTGTTGTGTAGTTTCATTTTGAATCTTCTGAAGCAGTGCCAATCCCGTTGCTGTTTCTCTTGTATGAGGTCAGCGTATTTCTCCTCCGCCTCGTACCCGAAGGAGTGGAAGTTCATCTCGGAATCAAAGAGGGCGGTGGTGGGGGCCTTGGCTGACAGAAGCGACCCTGTGCTGGGGGACCATCTATTACTGAAAATCTCCCTGGCTCCCGCTGACTTCTCATACTCGCTCCTGAAAGTGTAGGCATACCCGGAGTACGTGGTGCCAAAGTCTATAGCGGCTACGATAGGTTTGTCTGTCGCCGATGGGTAGATAGACCTATCCTCTCCCCCCGGGATATCATTGCCAGAAGTTTCCAGACGCTCCTTGGTTTCGCTTTCATTCCCATCTTGATGGTGAGTCCGTTCATCTACACCCTTGGACTCCGAGATGAGACGAGAAGTATCGTTATCTGTAAACATGTGTCATCAATATCTCTTCTCCACTACAAGGAAGTGTATATGTCCGACACGTTGGAAAGGCGGGAAACATGTACCGACTCGAGTACAAATCGACCGAGGTATATCCCAAACATAGGTACCGATGTGTTTTAAATGTCACACTGACTTAATTATAGCACTATACAATTCATAAACCGCGGGAATGTTTTTGAATATTGAATTGTATAAAACCAGAGACgtaagtgtatatcagataAAACTGACGATAAAACACGTAATACACGAATACTATTAACCAACCAGGTGTGTGTATGTACGGCACAATGGGTCAGCATGTGTGTGATAATGTAAAGTATACGTGTATAgatgttctatttatagtaatcgGGTTGTCCGTCCGGCTGTCCGTCTCTACTCACTCGCCATATTATTTTCGAGGTTTCAAAGCACGGTTCATTCAGTAAAAATTAACTTCGACAGGAGAAAATaagttttttgttcttttttttaaccCACAATTCATAATTGAATCGTACAGCGCATGTGCTcggtccgtctgtccgtccctcGGGCCTCAACTTTTTCCATTTCAGCATAAATTTTCAGTAATCAGAATGTACTTGGTACTAATGATACAGGACCATCTCCAAGGTAGTTcgttaaatatgttttaatgtacaAAAATCATGGTATACTGTAAGGGATGTGCAAAAACCCCTGGTATAGTGTAAGAATTGTACCGGGTCTCCGCATTGCATTTTCTCTCCTTTCTCAACAGTTTTCTTCTTCCTAGTGTCTACATTGGCACTGTCACATATAGCAGTcagttagcccgagtttcctctggccctgacacaatGGCTGATGTACttcccctacaccagacatttaACTATAAACTATAGTATTGTAGGTCTGGAATTGGATTCGCGATTTCTTGTAAAATTCATCATTAAAAGACCTACCCCACTCAGTTATATGTGCCAAGCGGAGTTCCTCGAGGAAGTGCATTATAACCAATCTCGTTTCTCATCTAAATTAATGATTTTCCGCATAAAATACTCAGTACTAAGATTGGAAGCTCAGGAGGTCAACAACAATATACCGTATagatcaataaaacaaatacaaatgaaacATGGTTTATTGTAGACATTCATAGATCCACTGCAGTATCAACAGTAAACAGTAATCGAGTTATCCGTCCGGATGTCCGTCTCTACTCACTTGCTATATTATTTTCGAGGTTTGAAAGCACGGTTCATTCAGTAAAAATAAACTTCTACAGGAGAAAATAAgttttttgttcttgtttttatCCCACAATTCATAATTGAATCTTACAGCACATGTGCTCCGTGGGACCGTCTGTCCGTCCCTCGGGCCTCATGATCAACTTTTCCATTTCAGCATAACTTTTGAGTAgtcagaatgtactgcatacTAATTATACACGACCAGCTCCAATAAAGTTCgttaaaaaatgttttgatgttCAAAAATCCCTGGTATAGTGTAAGAGGTGTACAAAAATCCCTGGTATAGTGTAAGAGGTGTACAAAAATCCCTGGTATAGTGTAAGAGGTGTACAAAAATCTGGTTGTACAAAAATCCCTGGTATAGTGTAAGAGGTGTACAAAAATCTGGTTGTACAAAAATCCCTGGTATAGTGTAAGAGGTGTACCTGGTCTCCGCATTGCATTTTCTCTCCTTCCTCAACagttttcttcttcctaatgcaTTCTGCATTGACACTGCCACATAGCAGTcagttagcccgagtttcctctggtcctgacaccatggCTGGTGTACaacccctacaccagacatttaACTTTccatgttttggaggtggacGAAAGCCGGaggtacctggagaaaaaccaccgacctacggtcagtacctggcaactgtcccacgtagaTTTAGAACTCGCAACcgagaggtggagggctagtgataaagtgtcgggacaccttatccactcagccaccgcggccccttcgCATCTTACCCTGAGACACTTTGCTAATTGGGACTGCCGACCATTGAAGACCGACGAGAATGGGCAAACGTAATATAACTCTTCACAGTCCTGTAAGAGGTATATTGTGGACGTggaaaaaatgtttgtaaaagCACCAACAACTGGCACTAGAGGAAACAAcaaaattcttcaaaatgaGATCAAACTAAACTTATCTAAAGTAAAATGTCCATCAAATGGGCTGTGGATACTTGAAACAGACTGCcaaatgatattgttcattCACCAAACGTGAATATCTTTGAAATAGGTTTAAAAAATATTGGACAAATGAGTATTTGAAGTTTGAAGCCTAATCACACCTTTCTCTTATATATGGACATATTTTGAAATACGCACCGGAAGGGTGGATTTTCTGCAAGTGATCTAGGCCTTTGTAATATACGTTAAAGATGCGCGTGTCCCAAGGATGAAGAGTGTTAATCATCATGTTAATTGTTGGCgccaaaattatatatattacggGTGTGGAGAAGCGGCGTGTCATGTATCAAGAGTAGAAGTAGATCactctgacctatattttgacct
The sequence above is drawn from the Pecten maximus chromosome 9, xPecMax1.1, whole genome shotgun sequence genome and encodes:
- the LOC117335039 gene encoding heat shock 70 kDa protein 12A-like; the protein is MFTDNDTSRLISESKGVDERTHHQDGNESETKERLETSGNDIPGGEDRSIYPSATDKPIVAAIDFGTTYSGYAYTFRSEYEKSAGAREIFSNRWSPSTGSLLSAKAPTTALFDSEMNFHSFGYEAEEKYADLIQEKQQRDWHCFRRFKMKLHNKLKMERNFAIEDEDGRDFPAKKVFAASIKYLKDKLTDTLNKQNPMEDDNAIHWVLTIPAIWSESAKQFMREAALEASIPSDCLTLALEPEAASLFCKSLPHGTLRDSKDQLVLGAFQPGSRYMIVDMGGGTVDTTVHEVAEDGRLVEVRQASGGPWGGTSVDDTFYEFVANRFGREFVEQFKRTKASDWMALLMEFETKKRQLKYKSENKIGIKIPPRLIAESNIPVEKLTSYDKLRVENEDFKQFFHPSTEDIIGHVRSVLGEVEGVNAILLVGGYSQSDYVASLMKLAFPDERIVIPLQAEVAVMHGAVLFGFEPRSVSVRVCRHTYGISCRKVFIEGVHPVEFRKVVDGTARCLNIFSPIVTRGERVLLSNTRENKFSSSHQNEARRFKQIGFPIYASTSTSPTYTTEESCTRLGQIVAYPPENGWPSVVNYRVETYFGRTEFQVKVINDVNGSEFNSSFDFLA